One Carya illinoinensis cultivar Pawnee chromosome 5, C.illinoinensisPawnee_v1, whole genome shotgun sequence genomic window, catgaggctacaaatagtcaagaagcttctctatggatggttgcaatgcaagaagaaattgaagctttccataaaaacaaaacatgggatcttgtaccactaccacaaggaaggaaggccatcggaaacaaatgggtttacaagatcaaacgaaatggcaataatcaagtggagcggtatcgtgctagattggtggtgaaaggattcgctcagaaagaaggcatagacttcaacgaaatattctctcctgttgttcgactctcaacggttcgagcaatccttgcgatgtgtgctacatttgacttgtactcagaacaactggacgtgaaaactgcatttcttcatggagaaattgaagaagagatttacatgctccaaccagaaggttttgaagaaaaagaaaaagagaacttggtttgcaggttgaacaaatctctatacggtctcaaacaggcgccgagatgttggtataagagatttgattcctttatcatgagtcttggatacaacagacatagttcagattcttgtgtttactacaagagatttggtgatggtaatttcattattctgttgttgtatgttgacAACATATTGGTAGCAGGCCCCAACAAAGATCGTATTACAGACTTAAAGGCACAGTTGGCtagggagtttgaaatgaaggacttgggaccagcaaacaagattctagggatgcaaatttaccgagacagaaataataggaagatatggctttctcagaaaaattatttgaagaaaatcttgcgacgcttcaacatgcaagattgtaagccaatttctacccctcttcctattaatttcaagttatcctcaagtatgagtcctagcaatgaagcagagaggatagaaatgtctcgagtaccgtatgcatcagcagtgggtagcttaatgttcgctatggtttgtacaagaccagacattgcacaatcagtgggagtggttagtcgatacatgacgaatcctggtaaagagcattgaagtgctgtaaagaggatcctgagatatgtcaagagtacctcaaatgtcgcattatgttatgaaggatcagactttactgtcagaggctatgttgattcagattatgcaggtgatcttgacaagagcAAGTTCACCTCAGGTTATGTGTTTACTCTTGCTGGATGTAAGCTGAGTTTCAAAATTGTAGTCTATCGTGGCTACTTCTACAATGGAGGCAGAATATGTCGCAGCTACACAAGCTAGCAAAAAGgcaatatggttgcaaatgctactggaagagctcggacacgtacaagagaaggttgatttattttgtgatagtcaAAGCGCTTTGCATTTGacaaagaatccagcatttcattcaaggacaaagcacatacgagttcaatatcacttcgttcgtgagaaggtggaagaaggaagtgtggaTATACAAAAAATTCATACAAAAGACATCCTCGcagatatattaacaaagccaattaataatgacaagtttatttggtgtcgatcctccttaggcctagcagatatgtaagcggcatggagatggaaagtgtagaaaagatagaaggattACAAAAGTGAATTTAAGTGGCAGAtatgtagcggtaaagccacttttatgggtcaaaaatggtggctactTGACAACCTATATctagcttgcgttcacatttgttTCTGTCATCTTCCATCGccaaagccacttttatgggtcaaaaatggtggctagttgacaacctatatcaagcttgcgttcacatttgttTTCGCCATCTTCtacctcctttaactcctataaatacatgtttttgcttttgaaaacctatcccattttgaaagaaaaacatagataaagagagagagttttagagagaaaaatagtgaggtttctcctatagTCTTTCCGTTTATAAGAAAGAgtgtatttttcttcttttataagAGAgtgtattgtcaattgtgctctccttattcaagagagaaattcttgtaatccttttgctataagtaaaattcttctacaattggagttccttattatttcttttattctctctcatttctactgcagttgtaattgtatgccccgtaccacaacGTCCTAACACCTCTGCCAAAGGCCCATCTCCCAGCCAATTATCATACCAGGAACTCACCTTGTTCTTCGGAATACAGTACCCAATTGTGGGAACATACTTCCCAGCATAGCTCTCACCTGCAAAATATATTGGACGAAACTTAAAACAACGGATTTGATGCGACGAAACGATTCCGTTCAAGCGCAAGGTGTAAGTAGTTGGAGCTAGCATTGTGTTCTTTCACAAGCCAGGGACCAAGCTCAAAGAAGTTGCCAGCCATGGAGGTGCAACCAGGGCCACCCTAGAGCCATATGATAAGTGGAGTCTCCGAGAGTGGCGAGATGGGCTTCTGAGCTTCATAGAAGACGTAGAACATTGCGGAAGTGGTGGCTGTATTGACCAGGAGGTAGCCAATTTTTGTGGGCAGTGCTTCACTGGGAAAGAAAGAGGAGCTTGGGGAAGTGGACGGTGATAATGCGCTGATGTggtggaggaagaagatgagtaAGATGGCCAAGAGGGGCTTGCTGAGGAAGTTGGGACTTGCTGACTCCATCACTAACCTCAGGTATTGTCATTGACTTTTTGGAGTTCCACTACTACAGCTAGTTACCGTGCATTCCTACTATGAAAATTACgttaaaaaagttcaaaatttttattttttgatgaacAATTAAACCCACGAGATAGTCTTTTTTTAAGATTGTGCTAGCTAgtcaagagtttttttttttttaaaatgcatTTGTCAGTCTCTATATATTATCAACATCAATCAGTACTCTTCATAGTCTAGATCGACTGAAATATAGTGgattgtggaaaaaaaaaaagaatctagaACAGTCATGTTATTCatttggtgctagcattaatggATATTTCATGTACAAAGTCATGGGCTGGGATTGCATTTCTGCTGATAAGTCCGATTTCATCGATTGGTATGCGGAGTGTTGGAATTTATTCGATACAGATACGTGCTCAACATCCCAGTTTTGATCATGATTTGAAGCATTAATTGAAATTCCTCCATTTCTACCAAAAGAAGAAGAGACTGATCATCGAATTTTACGTTGAACTACAGAAATCTGATGACCAATCCTCTTCTTCATAGCTACAAAATGGGTACCCCAGAATCTGACGACAAATCCGACtaatcaaaaagagaaaaaacagaCGATACTTCCTCTTCATAGCCAAACAGCCCTCTCTCCCAAACCCAATCTTCTATCATTGCCTGAGAATTCAATGCCTGGTCACTAGGCACAAGATGTCTGGCTCCTAAAACCACAACATGACTCAAATTCCCCCATTTTTGCACATACCCAGCAAGCCCATTATTTACTCTCCAAACCTTCCTCTCTGTTATCAAAAACTGACTAAGCCCCTCCCACACCATCGTCTTCACCCAAGCCTCAATTGAAACCACACTATCCCTCATATCGAATTGACCTTGATACAATAAAACCCTACTCTCTTTCAGCAGAAATTCATCCATGAACTTCACACTTTTCATGAAATCATCATGCAAAGCAGCCGCCACATCATCGTTGCATACATCGTTAGCCATTGACTCCTTTACTCCCAAAGCCTTCTTTACCTCTTCTTTCTTCAAAAAGGCAAAAACCATTTCTGTTTCATAAGGAACCTTCTTGCTAAAGTCATGCAAAGTCGCCAGCCCTGTCATTCTCTGCAACATAAGCAAGACCTGGGTTCTAGCATCTGTTGCCTCTTTCCACTTCCCCATTTTTGTCAGTTTGACCGCTTCCCGCTGCGCTTTCTCCAGCTCCCTTTTCTGCCTCTCATTTATCAAACCAGAATGGTAAGCATTCGCAGTATGAGTAGCAACCTGAGTCATCGGGTCTGTCAAGCCGTTCCCGATAGCAACACCACCCAAGTTCACCCGCTGTGACACCGGCAAGTTAGCATTCGCCTTCAAGATATAGTACCCAATTGCTGGAACGTACTTTCTGGCATAGCTCTCTCCTGTAAAGTAAAGTGGACGAGACGGCTCTAACTCAATAAATGAAGTGATCGCAGCAAAAAGATGTTCGGCAACAGAAAGTTGATCTCTTGGGATCTTTTCGGTTGCCGAAGCGATACTAAACCCACTTCCAATCGGATTATCCAGGAAAAGAAGGCCGAATATGCGGTTCCAAGAGCCCGGATTTGGTTCTAGTACAAAGGTTTCAGGCCTGCCTTTGCGAGATGTCACGCGCCAGGGGCCGAGCTCGAAGAAGTTGCCAAACATGGAGGAGCAACTAGGGCCACCCTGGAGCCATATGATAAGTGGTGTTTGGGAGACCGGTGAAGTGGGGTTCTGAGCTTCATAGAAGGCATAAAACATGGCAGAACTGTAGTCGGAAGGATTGACCGAGAGGTAGCCAATTTTGGTGGGGAGGGCTTCATTGGGAAAGAGAGAGGTTGAAGTGGGTGGCGATGAGGCTATGAGGTGGTTGAGGAAGGCCAGTAAGAAGAGGGAGAAGGCCAAGAGAAGGAGGAAGTTGAGGAACTTGGAGGACATTGACTGCATTAGAGCGTGCACTTACCTTAGCAATATGTTTTGACTTTATCTCCATTTAAGAGAGGGTACTGATCTTAGTTACATGGTTTTCATCGATCAAACCTGGTCatacaagaaacaaaaggaacattgtttgaaaaacaaaatccGCATAAAATCAATTGAAACCGTCCAAAACGTGGAAGCTTGAAAACAAACAACCCCAATTAGACTTGGACCGAGTAAAAAATGGTCTCGAATTAAAAAATAGGGCTTGATCTGTTCATAACATTAAAAATTAAGTTTACGCAAGTCATGGTATATCTTTgcttaaaaggaaaaagaaaaatcaacgtTTACTTTTTGGAAGCGGGTTGGAAATTCCCCTTTGGAACTAGAAGATCTGCCATTTGGTAATATTTAAATGGTGAAATGATTTCCTTTTGATCACAACTAGATCTGATTAAAAATTGGCTACCACGCATATGAAGGGGGTTGATATACATGTGACTGTAAACACAAATATCGTGCCTGAGATACGTCGATTAAAGGAGTCGTCTCTCCTCTATTTCCCTATCTTGAAACAGGGGAAAATCTGAGCAAGTGAATAAAGGTTTCGGGGAACCTTGGCCTCCCAAACAAAGTTtctcataaacaacttcaaagataatttttttaatatcaatacAGTTCCATCTATatgttgaaatcaacccaagtgtgagtgtgaaatgagtttgggtttacagccaccaactcatgctcacccaccaccacctaccattGTTAGGCC contains:
- the LOC122310408 gene encoding serine carboxypeptidase-like 50, which gives rise to MQSMSSKFLNFLLLLAFSLFLLAFLNHLIASSPPTSTSLFPNEALPTKIGYLSVNPSDYSSAMFYAFYEAQNPTSPVSQTPLIIWLQGGPSCSSMFGNFFELGPWRVTSRKGRPETFVLEPNPGSWNRIFGLLFLDNPIGSGFSIASATEKIPRDQLSVAEHLFAAITSFIELEPSRPLYFTGESYARKYVPAIGYYILKANANLPVSQRVNLGGVAIGNGLTDPMTQVATHTANAYHSGLINERQKRELEKAQREAVKLTKMGKWKEATDARTQVLLMLQRMTGLATLHDFSKKVPYETEMVFAFLKKEEVKKALGVKESMANDVCNDDVAAALHDDFMKSVKFMDEFLLKESRVLLYQGQFDMRDSVVSIEAWVKTMVWEGLSQFLITERKVWRVNNGLAGYVQKWGNLSHVVVLGARHLVPSDQALNSQAMIEDWVWERGLFGYEEEVSSVFSLFD